The following are from one region of the Segatella oris genome:
- a CDS encoding Fic family protein: MINKQEFLELLEEYKRLEFEKQIDYEKIHLYSIITHSTGIEGSTMTEIDNHRLFDEGLPAKGKSIVEQNMNLDLKAAYERSMELAKAHTPFSIGVLKHLSSLVMRRTGAEISGLGGFFDSSRGDLRLLNVTAGSGGKAYMNYLKVAQRLKEFCEEMNERRELLLKHPDVYEQYRLSFDAHLKLVTIHPWADGNGRMSRLMMNHLQHEFGLLPNKVLKEDKNEYFAALEKSREKVSALPFHDFMFKEHAEYLQHEIENYKLSMEEKG, from the coding sequence ATGATAAACAAACAGGAATTTTTAGAACTGCTGGAAGAATATAAAAGATTGGAGTTTGAGAAACAGATAGATTATGAAAAAATCCATCTGTACTCAATAATAACTCATTCTACGGGCATTGAAGGTTCTACAATGACCGAGATAGACAATCATCGACTTTTTGATGAAGGCCTGCCTGCCAAAGGTAAAAGTATCGTTGAGCAGAATATGAACCTTGACCTGAAAGCTGCCTATGAAAGAAGCATGGAGTTGGCCAAGGCACATACGCCTTTTTCTATTGGTGTGTTGAAGCATTTATCTTCATTAGTCATGCGAAGGACAGGAGCAGAAATCAGTGGTCTGGGAGGTTTCTTCGATTCCTCGCGAGGCGACTTACGTCTCCTTAATGTAACAGCTGGATCTGGCGGGAAAGCATACATGAATTACTTGAAAGTGGCACAGAGACTCAAAGAATTCTGTGAAGAAATGAATGAAAGACGGGAACTGCTGTTAAAACATCCTGATGTATATGAGCAATATCGATTGAGTTTTGACGCACATCTAAAACTCGTAACGATTCATCCATGGGCCGACGGTAATGGTAGAATGTCAAGATTGATGATGAATCATCTTCAGCATGAATTTGGTTTGCTTCCTAATAAAGTGTTGAAGGAGGATAAGAATGAATATTTTGCTGCTCTGGAAAAGTCAAGAGAGAAAGTTTCCGCCCTCCCATTCCACGACTTTATGTTTAAGGAACATGCAGAATATCTCCAACATGAAATTGAAAACTACAAATTATCCATGGAAGAGAAAGGATAA